From Quercus robur chromosome 8, dhQueRobu3.1, whole genome shotgun sequence:
GCATTTACTGATACCTGAATAGTACTCATCAATAGTGATTTTGCTGTTCAACATATCCTATATTAGTTTCTGCAGTTTATTTAGTTGGAGAATTTGAGGGGTTTTGTAGTAGATGATTAATGCTTCAGAACATTGATCGCAGATATGGATCCTTGGGAATCCTATAAAGATAGAGGGTGCTGAATTTTCTAATAAGAGAGCCATTTATATCAGTAATCATGCATCTCCTCTGGATGTTTTCCTTATAATGTGGTTGACTCCCACAGGCACTGTTGGCATTGCCAAGAAGGAGGTATGTTCGATTTTTTAGAATAAACATGGCAGgtcttttttctgtatttttatttttattttttattccttcaaaataaaatttttatgtatCACCATTAAGATTAGCTGTGCCTTTTCATGGAGCTGCTCATGTGAAATTGTGAACAAGCAAGGTTCCTCTTAGTAAATATCTACATCCCACTCAAGATACTCATTTCTTGCTGTCATATTTGATTGATCAAGGCCTGGTTGTCGACAATTTTGGTTTCTTCCCATCCCAACACAAACTGGAAATAGTTCTGTTTTGTATcatataaaatatgagtttgtcATATCAGGTTGAAGATTATTCTTTGCAAGTTAAGCAATTAtactgttttgtttttcttaattgCTATTGGTGACAGTCAAGATTGGCTGTAGGAGACATGGCCTAAGGAAACTTGGTTACACCAGTCTACCAAAATCCTAAAATTAGCCTATGTAGTTGCAGTAAGTTATACAGCAGCATGTTGCTACcccacccccttttttttacttactaaatCCATTCCCAGTGACAGTACATTGTGAAAAATGGATTTGTGCCTTTAAAAGCTGtggaaagtattttgatttCATGGTGTAATCTCCAAGTGCCTCTAGCTTGATTAACTATATATTTATGCAAAGGTGATTTTACTTGCTAGTTGCCTTATGGTACGTTTATCTTTATTTTGCATATAGTCATTGTGCCTATACCACATTTGCATACTTTCTGGGAGGGATTGATGAACTTCAGTAACTTAATAGTTATTTGATGCAGATAATATGGTATCCCCTATTTGGACAACTTTATGTCTTGGCAAATCATCTTCGCATAGATCGCTCCAACCCTACTGCAGCCATTGAATCCATGAAAGAGGTGTCCCTTTTTCCCCCACATTGTCTGTCATGCATTTTTTTCCCCTGTATATCTAACTTGTGATCCTTATCATGCCCAGGCAGCCCGAGCAGTGGTGAAAAACAACCTGTCTTTGATCATTTTTCCTGAGGGTACCAGGTCCAAAAATGGACGATTACTCCCCTTCAAGAAGGCATTAATTCATCCCTTGTTTGATCACATTATTTTCCGcacatttattatataattcaCATAGTGGAATTGGTGGTAACATTGTGCATGACATTAAGTGGCAGAAGTCATGTAGGGGTATCCAAGCCAATGCACTAAGCACTGGACTTGGGCCTTTCTTGAGTATTGAGCAAATACTTAGGtaataaataaagttttaagGCTACTAGGACCTcccattttataaaatttagtgCATTTAATATAATGGAATGCAACACATGATGACATACGACCTTCATGTCAAATTTGGCTTACCTTTATTTGGATGATAAATGTTGTGTTGATCTTGCTGATGTAACCATAGGCAAAAATAAAGGAGCGAATTCCATATAATATGATGATTATAACTAAATGATAAATGAATGATCTGTTGACCACCATTTACGTGTATTCTTTCTTCATTTGTGTATTCTTAGGCTATGTAATTGATGTGCTCACTTTCTTGGTTTTGCTCTATATTAAAGCGTATTGCTAACATATCACTTTGCCCTTGCAGGGCTTTTTTCATTTGGCATTGCAAACAGGGCTCCCAATAGTTCCGATGGTCCTGACTGGTACCCATCTAGCATGGAGGAAGGGCAGCTTACATATTCGGCCTGCACCTCTAAACGTAAAGTTTCTTCCTCCAATAAGTACCAAGGATTGGACAGCTGACAAGATTGATGACTACATTAGGATGGTACATGATTTGTATGCCAAACACCTTCCTGAGTCTCAGAGGCCTCTTCCATTAGAAAGCTCCAGAAATAGTTGAGCTGTTGAGGTACCTCATCTTTGTGATTGTTCAAGTCTTAGAAGGAAATCTCATGTTAATTGCTGCAATAAGcataatttaatcaattttgaGAGTGGCATGAATGTTAGTGTAGTATACTGCTCATACTATTGCAATAAGCTCAGCTTGCTTGTACAAGAACCATTATTGACTAGGTTTTCTTAGTCTTGTAAAATTAGGTATGATCAGTTTCAGTGTTGATGTGAATGGTATCACCATCCCATTGCTCTTGTATATgggtttgtataaattttgtttctgTCATTTCAACTAATAGCAAAATCCATTTTCCACTCAAAGTTCACAGCTTTCATTAATGGTTATTCTTTTATGGCGAAGGAAAATGGCACAAATTAACATCCCATTTTCCCACCAGATTAGCCTTGCTATTGTTTCAGTTCAACACTACTTGATGATGAGAACTGATATTTAGAATTATATGCTATACAAGCATTATTAGTTTTTCCATAATTTGTTACTTCCATCAAATGGTGTCATGGACTCATGGTGGACCTGGAAGTTAGCTTTTGTCATACATGATATTGCAACATGGAATATTCTTAAGGATAAAAGAATGAACTGCTCTGAGCTTGCAGTTCGGAATATTCTCTAAGGAATTTTGAGTGGCTCCATTCAGAGTACAAGTACAAAACTGAAATCAAAGACGAAAAAACCTTAGAACTACTCTTTATATCTTATCATAATGAAAATGAACTCTAGAGTACCATTCTTCGGATAAAGCTCAATATTGAAAGAGACTgctccccctaaaaaaaaaaaatgaggccCTAAAAGTTAAAACCCCCAATACAAGGTAAGGTTGGTCAATtcctctcccaaaaaaaaaaaaaggttggtcAAGAAAATTACTCTTTATTCTTtcatctttttatcttttttgtttaCATCAAAAATTCCAAACCTACTGCTAATTTTAACCGATTCATTGCAGATAAGTAGAGGAATGTCTATATTCAAAAGtcttaacaaaaagaaaatgaaaaaaaaaaaaaaaaaagaaggtggggggggggggggggggggttgtagtacattgtaacaaaaaaaaatgttttttttttttctttcacaattcATAAATCTATCATAGTGTTCGGTTGATCTTATTTTCATCTTGAAAGAAAATGAACATCATTTTAAAAGATCATATTTTTGAAGGAACAGTTATGCATTTGTCCAActtatttttaaggaaaataaacCAATCCAAATAactataccaaacaaacatgCCAAAAAATCAAAAGGGTCTACTTCCAGGTAATGCATATATGAGATAACAAAAGGTACATCACATGTTTTAGTAAGTGTGAATTTTAAATTCTATCTACGTGGATGTGAGATTACAATTTGATTCGTATATTCCAGTTTCTGTATGCTGCTCTTCTTTTGGGTTAAGTTTAAGTGATGAATTATTATATTGtatcatatatataatgtttaaatttgatcATGAGTGTGTTAAAGTCACAACAAGCCACGTGCCAAAAGCATATTATCATGTATTATCCAATACTATGGgtcacaatcacaaatcacaagcATGAAATTTTGACGATTAAAAAAGTATATGAACTGATCATTTAATTAATAAGAGATTATTCATATTTCATAATGATCATAATCGTGTGGCCCGCCCTATACAGAATTATAAAACATGAATAACGTGGACATCATTTATTgacaaaaaagtaaagaaatttgTGGAAGTGGTTGTTGTTGTCATTGCCTTAAGTAGTTTATAATTTCAATGCTATACTTTTTTAGGAAGAAACATCCAAGGAAGTAGTAGATGAGGGATGTTTTAtaattgtgggggaaaaaaaaatatacagtGTTTCCAATTTCTTGATGACAGCATTTCGAAAATTCATCCAACTTCTAGGTCCAACATAGTCTCAAGACCAGCTAATATGGACCCTTTGTTGTTATGGTAGATTTAAGGGTAAAATCCAAAGAGACCCTGCTGAATAACTTATTATAGAAAACACTCTTTGTGTTAAAAATCgatttaaaaattttgctaTTTAAAATAACGAAATGACTCTTTGTATAAAATTTCATCGTCATTTCATCAGACAAAAAATATCACGTGAAAATATTTGTTAGATAGAGAGTTTAGTTATTGTACACTTGTTTTTGGCTCACATTATGTTCACATGGTCATTTTTCATTTAACTAGTGTCAAAAAGTCAGAAATATAATATAACGGCCAATTATACTATTATAAATACTataaggaaaatgttaacaaatGCTATTAAGTATTTGtgaggcccaataatttatgggccaggcccacttattCATAgggagccctaaggcccaagccgaagaaggttaTAGTCCAAACTCAATAACGTAAAGCacaaattggcccggagaagcagccgaggacagtgcagtcctcggctgacccaaagctccaccaagaagaggggcaaaaacggtatagggacaaacttgaaagaaaatctaaaatatctaggaaaggctgcccttactaccttccccatacatagctctgcacctaacagagccgtattctttagttttatcaaccactcccaacaactttggtcttggactgacgggataagtatcagtcttggaaaggtcgaccctacacgtggacgaaggaaagtgaacgcaggctagtataaaagaaaaaataagtaatttggagagggggctgggaagactggccaaaaaggaagggcctcccagtccacctccaggagaaagactccaagggtgaagaCACCTCAATCACATATGagcaccacaaaaacccaccgctgggtaaccgaggcctagcctttcgaacccactctctacaaatgatattgtctgggcccattcacgtgcgaacccaacactactgcGGTTTGTTGCGgaacgtgtccctacagtattggttaacaatttatttaaagaaaatttttatgaaaaaaaaattaatattttgacagtttttttttttatttctcataaaagtagtGTTAAAACTTtgctaaaatagattgttaaccattGTCTTAAGAGCACTTCTTAATATGActcatattataaataaaggTTTGGAAAATTAAGGGAGTTCTCTTTAATAATGACCCATAAATCAAGGAGTCTCTTTGTTTTAACCCTAAATTTTATGTCCAAGTCAGCCCATATTTTGAACCAAAATACTTGGATTTGCTAAGACAGGTTCTCACCACAAGTATAAATGAAAATACCTatgcaaatttaaaaaaaaatcttaagagGTTGGGTATGTTTAGTAACtattttttctccttattttctgttttcaaaaacaattttctatttttgaaactaaaaaacttgtttggtaaccCAAAAtggattaaaaacaaaaattgttctcaaaactcaatttgtgaaggaaattgaaaacattcaaaaaactattttcaatttttaatttttaaaagtcaatgaaaacacacatttaatttaataaatctgTCTTATTTAATGAGTTGTTATTAGAGTCTAAATCCtaataataacatattttagtattttctatttttttcctttaaaaacttttttttttatttcaactatccaaacatcttttttatttcaaaaatacaaaaaaaaaaaattttttttttatattaccaaaaacaaaattttaaaaaaaaaaaaaaaaaaattgttatcaaACATATCCTTAAACTTTTCTTGTGCCAAATTGTTTAGAATAGTCCACCAACTATAGTTGTTATAGATAGAAGATGTGGAAAAGCCATAAGTAACtttttatgtcatttttgtAACTAGCAATAAGAATCAGCAAGCCAtctaatttttcaataattttttgtattaatattATGGTGTGTTTCtcttaaatttatcatttttttatacaaaataaaaattttactctagTCTAATATAAGTGTACATATGtataaatcaaaattatactttcctttacaaaactcttgggaatagagaagaaaagttGCAGTTGaccctttttgttgttgtacgTTTTGATATGATTTGTT
This genomic window contains:
- the LOC126694614 gene encoding 1-acyl-sn-glycerol-3-phosphate acyltransferase-like isoform X1 — translated: MENGGTSSFMRTRRLESYFNASTGLSVKETVKSSVKEELELKPRTDLYADSDGWASVLISWIKIFIFFVTMMFTTFVWALIMLMLLPWPFERIRQGNIWGHVTGRLMIWILGNPIKIEGAEFSNKRAIYISNHASPLDVFLIMWLTPTGTVGIAKKEIIWYPLFGQLYVLANHLRIDRSNPTAAIESMKEAARAVVKNNLSLIIFPEGTRSKNGRLLPFKKGFFHLALQTGLPIVPMVLTGTHLAWRKGSLHIRPAPLNVKFLPPISTKDWTADKIDDYIRMVHDLYAKHLPESQRPLPLESSRNS
- the LOC126694614 gene encoding 1-acyl-sn-glycerol-3-phosphate acyltransferase-like isoform X2, with amino-acid sequence MENGGTSSFMRTRRLESYFNASTGLSVKETVKSSVKEELELKPRTDLYADSDGWASVLISWIKIFIFFVTMMFTTFVWALIMLMLLPWPFERIRQGNIWGHVTGRLMIIWYPLFGQLYVLANHLRIDRSNPTAAIESMKEAARAVVKNNLSLIIFPEGTRSKNGRLLPFKKGFFHLALQTGLPIVPMVLTGTHLAWRKGSLHIRPAPLNVKFLPPISTKDWTADKIDDYIRMVHDLYAKHLPESQRPLPLESSRNS